The sequence below is a genomic window from Pirellulales bacterium.
AGCTCCGGTTGGTATCAGGGCACCGCCGACGCCGTGCGGCAGAATATCCGCTATTTGCAGCAGTCCGACATTCACTACGTGATGATCCTCTCTGGCGACCAGCTTTATCGAATGAATTATGCCGACATGCTCAAAACGCATCTGGCATCGGGAGCCGACGTGACGATCGGCGCCATGCCCGTACATCGGGCGACGGCCTCCGCCTTCGGGATCATGCGCGGCGATGAGTCGGGGCGAGTCAACGGTTTCCTCGAAAAGCCGAAGACCCCGCAAGAAATGGAACTGGTCCGCACCGAACCGGCTTGGATCGACGCCCACGGCGTGCCGAGCAACGGCCGCGACCTGCTTGCGAGCATGGGAATCTATCTGTTCAATCGGCCGACGCTGGTCGATTTGCTCACGAAGACCGATTACCACGATTTCGGCCGCGAGGTTTTTCCGGCATCGATCCGTGCGCGCAGGGTGCAGATGCACCTGTTCGACGGCTATTGGGAGGACATCGGCACGATCAAATCGTTCTATCAGTGCAATCTCGACCTGGCGGCGACCAATCCGCCATTCGATCTGGCGGTGGCCGATGCCCCGATCTACACCCGTGCTCGGTTCCTCCCGCCGTCGCGGATCGACGGCGCCGAGGTGCGCAACAGTCTGATCTCCGACGGTTGCGTGATTGAATCGGGCGCGGTGATCGAACAGAGCGTGATCGGGCTGCGCTGCCGGATCGGCGGCAACGTGACGATCCGCAACTCGGTCATCATGGGGGCCGACTACTACGAGTCGGCCGCCGAGATGGCCCGCGAAGGGCAGACGATTCCGATGGGAATTGCCGAGGGGACGACGATCCAAGGAGCAATCATCGACAAAAACTGTCGGATCGGCCGCAATGTGCGGATCGCCAACGACCGCGGAGTGGACTCAAGCCCGGAAACGCCCGAATGCATGATCTGCGACGGCATCGTGGTCGTGCAAAAAGGCGCCGCGCTACATGAAGGGTGGACGCCGTGATCGCAATTCTCGAAGTGTAGGATGTGTCGAGCGAAGCGATGACGCATCGTCAAGCGGCCCGGTTACTGCTAGTGCGTCTGCGCGGACTTGACGCACCCAATACGAATTCGATGCCCTTGCGCATCTATCGCGACGAAGCCGCTTCTTGAGCGACCAGCTCCAGATTAGCTTGATAGAACTGGATCGCTTCGGCCGGGTTGAGGTTGAAGATCGCCCGGCCGTCGGTGGTCCAGCGGCTGCGGTCGTAATCGAAGACGGCGGTGGCGGCCCGAAGGTTCCGCACGTTTTCGTTCTCCTCCATGCCGCCCCCTTCGATCGCCTCGAAGCGAATCGTCACGGCGACAAATGCCGAGAGACGCTTGGTGCGGCGGTCGCGGGCGTAAGTGACATCGTCCTCGAAATTGCAGTCCGACCAGCGCAGGCCGCGCGGCTTGCCGCAGGCGGCCGCGCGCGTGAGAAATCGCGCTTCAAGTTGTTCG
It includes:
- a CDS encoding glucose-1-phosphate adenylyltransferase, whose product is MENVLALVLGGGRGTRLYPLTKYRSKPAVPLGGKYRLIDVPISNCINSGLNRIYVLTQFNSVSLHRHIRRTYTFDAYSGGFVEILAAQQTLDSSGWYQGTADAVRQNIRYLQQSDIHYVMILSGDQLYRMNYADMLKTHLASGADVTIGAMPVHRATASAFGIMRGDESGRVNGFLEKPKTPQEMELVRTEPAWIDAHGVPSNGRDLLASMGIYLFNRPTLVDLLTKTDYHDFGREVFPASIRARRVQMHLFDGYWEDIGTIKSFYQCNLDLAATNPPFDLAVADAPIYTRARFLPPSRIDGAEVRNSLISDGCVIESGAVIEQSVIGLRCRIGGNVTIRNSVIMGADYYESAAEMAREGQTIPMGIAEGTTIQGAIIDKNCRIGRNVRIANDRGVDSSPETPECMICDGIVVVQKGAALHEGWTP